One genomic region from Bufo bufo chromosome 3, aBufBuf1.1, whole genome shotgun sequence encodes:
- the LOC120993573 gene encoding gastrula zinc finger protein XlCGF26.1-like, protein MAPEDDVEAFLMVFERTAEQENLPSGQWAEVVAPFLVRDAQKVYFELSREDAQDYGKLKAELMARLGVTTYVWAQRVHRWAFSESRPVRSQAYDLVHLLRKWLQPETLSPSQMVERVVVDRFVQTLPRAIQRWVGQGDPDNLDQLEKESLSSYQIFLSSGEDWIKGSQGHLILSPSYEIEEIQKDEWSFLPCEKEKTFNVISSLAEHQRNHTGEKPYSCSECGKCFRNKSNLLEHLKIHTGEKPFSCSECGKCFRNKSSLVQHQRIHTGEKPFPCSECGKCFRNKSILVQHQRIHTGEKPFSCSECEKCFSKKSSLVQHQRIHTGEKPFLCSECGKCFSDKSSFVQHQRIHTGVKPFPCPECGKNFNEKSNLVKHQRIHTGEKQFSCSECGKCFSDKSSFVQHQRIHTGEKPFSCPECGKCFRNKSSLVQHQRIHTGEKPFSCPECGKCFRNKSSLVQHQRIHTGEKPFSCPECGKCFRNKSSLVQHQRIYTGEKPFSCPECGKCFRNKSSLVQHQRIHTGEKPFPCPECSMSFKRKDHPETHLTLQIGKKPFSCSELAKFTGTILEVPRASLEKQQERRELNKWLRSSSRKEGFGFMEN, encoded by the exons ATGGCTCCAGAGGACGATGTAGAGGCCTTCCTGATGGTGTTTGAGAGGACCGCAGAACAGGAGAACTTACCGTCGGGACAGTGGGCTGAAGTGGTGGCGCCATTCCTAGTCAGAGACGCCCAAAAAGTGTACTTCGAACTCAGCCGGGAGGACGCCCAGGACTATGGGAAGCTGAAGGCTGAGTTGATGGCGCGCTTGGGGGTTACCACCTATGTGTGGGCGCAGAGAGTACATCGGTGGGCCTTTTCTGAGTCCAGACCCGTCCGGTCTCAGGCATATGACCTGGTACATCTGTTGAGGAAGTGGCTCCAGCCGGAAACTTTGAGCCCCTCCCAAATGGTCGAGCGAGTGGTCGTGGACCGTTTCGTGCAGACActgccaagggccatacagcgctgggttggtcagggagaTCCCGAcaacctggatcagtta GAAAAAGAGAGCCTTTCATCTTATCAAATTTTTCTTTCTTCAGGTGAAGACTGGATAAAAGGCTCCCAAGGCCATCTAATTCTATCGCCTTCTTATGAAATAGAAG AAATTCAGAAAGACGAATGGTCATTTTTGCCTTGTGAAAAAGAGAAAACGTTTAATGTGATATCAAGTCTTGCtgaacatcagagaaatcacacaggagagaagccatattcatgttcagaatgtgggaagtgttttaggaATAAATCAAATCTTCTTGAACATctcaaaattcacacaggagagaagccattttcatgttcagaatgtggaaaatgttttaggaataaatcaagtcttgtgcaacatcagagaattcacacaggagagaagccatttccatgttcagaatgtggaaaatgttttaggaATAAATCAATTCTTgtgcaacatcagagaattcacacaggagagaagccattttcatgttctgaatgtgagaaatgttttagtaAAAAATCAAGTCTTgtgcaacatcagagaattcacacaggagagaagccatttttatgttctgaatgtgggaagtgttttagtgaTAAATCAAGCTTTgtgcaac atcagagaattcacaccggggttaagccatttccatgtccggaatgtgggaaaaattttaatgagaaatcaaatcttgtgaaacatcaaagaattcacacaggagagaagcaattttcatgttctgaatgtgggaagtgttttagtgaTAAATCAAGTTTTgtgcaacatcagagaattcacacaggagagaagccattttcatgtccggaatgtgggaaatgttttaggaataaatcaagtcttgtgcaacatcagagaattcacacaggagagaagccattttcatgtccggaatgtgggaaatgttttaggaataaatcaagtcttgtgcaacatcagagaattcacacaggagagaagccattttcatgtccggaatgtgggaaatgttttaggaataaatcaagtcttgtgcaacatcagagaatttacacaggagagaagccattttcatgtccggaatgtggaaaatgttttaggaataaatcaagtcttgtgcaacatcagagaattcacacaggagagaagccatttccatgtcctgAATGCAGCATGTCATTTAAACGTAAAGATCATCCTGAGACTCATCTGACACTTCAAATAGgaaagaagccattttcatgttctgaat